Proteins from one candidate division KSB1 bacterium genomic window:
- a CDS encoding MCP four helix bundle domain-containing protein, which translates to MFTNLSLKAKLTGAFCIVSIILCAIAFIGYRGLTASTTQIDDVANVRVPSIDGLADMEAAMYRIRMTNNMVANASVLPAKRQQYPALLKEAWTQYDQGRQEYEPLPQTPEEAVMWKEYVVLHEQWKTLAQEFEQLALQSLKNENQKQLGQRSTAMAELVTGELASKAVETYQLLRKIRDLNLQVARENTLELEHNNARAQFLMIAFGIGGVLAALAFGLFLSISISRSLNRLAVSAKEGATQISVAAQQVASSAQSVAQGSQEQAAAIEETSSSLEEMAAMTQQNTDNAKQASALASETKSLMSRSANEASSMDQAMREIKTASDQTSKIVKTIDEIAFQTNLLALNAAVEAARAGEAGKGFAVVAEEVRNLAMRAAEAAKNTGTLIEENVARVNGGVQIIENLKTTLHQTVAAADKVTNLTNEVASASEEQARGVEQINQAVTQMNTVTQKNAADAEESASASEESAGQAEQLRSTLEEIVVVVNGQNGHDSAEPLRRPVLTTRTTMPSSAMRPAKHTYHKSAAAATSLDSAANPESVIPLDDSIDGF; encoded by the coding sequence ATGTTCACGAATCTCTCGCTGAAAGCCAAGCTCACCGGCGCCTTCTGCATCGTCTCCATCATCCTCTGCGCCATCGCGTTCATCGGCTACCGCGGACTGACCGCCTCCACGACGCAAATCGATGACGTCGCCAATGTGCGCGTCCCCAGCATCGACGGCCTCGCCGACATGGAAGCCGCCATGTACCGCATCCGCATGACCAACAACATGGTCGCCAACGCCTCCGTCCTCCCGGCCAAACGCCAGCAGTACCCCGCCCTGCTCAAAGAAGCCTGGACGCAGTACGACCAGGGTCGCCAGGAATACGAACCGCTGCCGCAGACTCCCGAGGAAGCCGTGATGTGGAAAGAATACGTCGTGCTCCACGAACAATGGAAGACGCTCGCCCAGGAGTTCGAACAACTGGCCCTGCAATCCCTCAAGAACGAAAACCAGAAGCAACTCGGTCAACGCTCCACCGCAATGGCCGAGCTGGTCACCGGCGAATTGGCGAGTAAGGCCGTCGAAACCTATCAACTGCTCCGCAAGATCCGCGATCTGAATCTGCAAGTTGCCCGGGAGAACACCTTGGAATTGGAGCACAATAACGCGCGCGCGCAGTTTCTGATGATTGCCTTCGGCATCGGCGGTGTGCTCGCCGCGCTCGCCTTCGGCTTGTTCCTCAGCATCAGCATCTCCCGCAGTCTGAACCGGCTCGCCGTCTCGGCCAAGGAAGGCGCTACGCAGATCTCCGTGGCCGCGCAACAGGTTGCTTCCTCCGCCCAAAGCGTGGCCCAGGGGTCGCAGGAACAGGCTGCCGCGATCGAGGAGACAAGTTCCAGTCTCGAAGAGATGGCCGCCATGACCCAGCAGAACACCGACAACGCCAAACAGGCGTCGGCGCTCGCCTCTGAAACCAAAAGCTTGATGAGCCGCTCGGCCAACGAAGCCAGTTCGATGGACCAGGCGATGCGCGAAATCAAGACCGCATCCGATCAGACGTCCAAGATCGTCAAAACCATCGACGAAATCGCCTTCCAAACCAACCTGCTCGCCTTGAATGCCGCCGTCGAGGCCGCCCGCGCCGGCGAGGCCGGCAAAGGCTTTGCCGTCGTCGCCGAGGAAGTGCGAAATCTCGCGATGCGGGCCGCCGAAGCCGCCAAGAATACCGGCACGCTGATCGAAGAAAACGTCGCCCGCGTCAATGGTGGCGTGCAAATCATTGAAAACCTCAAAACCACGCTGCATCAAACCGTCGCCGCCGCCGACAAGGTCACGAATCTGACCAATGAGGTCGCATCCGCCTCCGAAGAACAGGCCCGCGGCGTCGAACAGATCAATCAGGCCGTCACCCAGATGAATACCGTGACGCAGAAGAACGCCGCCGATGCCGAGGAATCGGCCTCCGCGTCCGAAGAATCGGCCGGCCAGGCCGAACAGCTGCGCTCGACCCTCGAAGAAATCGTGGTGGTGGTGAATGGGCAAAACGGCCACGACTCCGCCGAACCACTCCGCCGTCCTGTCCTGACGACTCGGACGACCATGCCAAGCTCCGCGATGCGACCCGCAAAACACACATACCACAAGTCGGCCGCGGCCGCCACGTCCCTTGACAGCGCCGCGAATCCGGAGAGCGTCATCCCCCTCGATGACAGCATCGACGGCTTCTGA
- a CDS encoding protein-glutamate O-methyltransferase, with protein MHLFGRTSGGDTAANLPLRDSDFKAICRLAYDTAGIHLTDAKRELVQARLGKRLRQLGLDSFDQYLRRLREDKTSAELISMLDALSTNLTSFWRESQHFDYLREHVLPPAFERIKAGADIRLRAWSAGCSTGEEPYGLTMVILDALPPNLRADIGILATDLSTRVLGIAKQGGYPETRVKDVPSAMRSRFFHLSRDRRDVIYQVTDEVRSRVKFARLNLMQNWPMHGPFDVILCRNVMIYFDKPTQAKLVGRYFDLLRPGGYLFIGHSESLTGIDHKYRYAEPTIYQKP; from the coding sequence ATGCATCTCTTCGGTCGAACTTCCGGCGGCGACACCGCCGCCAACCTGCCGCTGCGCGACAGTGACTTCAAAGCCATCTGCCGCCTCGCCTACGACACCGCCGGCATCCACCTCACGGATGCCAAACGCGAACTCGTACAGGCGCGGCTGGGTAAACGACTCCGCCAACTCGGTCTCGACAGTTTCGACCAGTACCTCCGCAGGCTCCGCGAGGACAAGACCTCCGCCGAGCTGATCTCCATGCTCGATGCGCTCTCCACCAACCTGACTTCCTTCTGGCGCGAGTCACAACACTTCGATTACCTGCGCGAACATGTCTTGCCCCCGGCCTTCGAGCGCATCAAGGCCGGCGCCGATATCCGACTCCGCGCCTGGAGCGCCGGCTGCTCCACCGGTGAAGAACCCTACGGCCTGACCATGGTCATCCTCGATGCGCTGCCGCCGAACCTGCGCGCCGACATCGGGATTCTGGCCACGGACCTCTCCACGCGCGTCCTCGGCATCGCCAAACAGGGCGGCTATCCCGAAACCCGAGTCAAAGACGTGCCGTCGGCCATGCGCAGCCGCTTCTTTCATCTGTCCCGCGATCGCCGCGACGTCATCTATCAGGTGACGGACGAAGTCCGCTCGCGGGTCAAGTTCGCCCGCCTGAACCTCATGCAAAACTGGCCCATGCACGGACCGTTCGATGTGATCCTCTGCCGCAATGTCATGATCTACTTCGACAAGCCGACCCAGGCCAAACTCGTCGGCCGCTACTTCGACCTGCTGCGGCCCGGCGGCTATCTGTTCATCGGACATTCCGAAAGCCTGACCGGCATCGACCACAAATACCGTTACGCCGAACCGACCATCTACCAAAAACCGTGA
- a CDS encoding chemotaxis protein CheD: protein MVGVGDMKLARVPGEIVVTHALGSCIGIAAHDPVAKVGGMLHYMLPDAAVSPDKATKNPWMFASTGIPLFFEKLLQSGASKSRLIVKVAGGSQMLDAKGIFAIGQRNHTAMRKLMWQQGILVKSEHVGGTISRTLYLEIGNGRIWLTSSGKEVEL from the coding sequence ATGGTCGGAGTCGGGGACATGAAACTGGCTCGCGTCCCCGGCGAAATCGTGGTCACGCACGCGCTCGGCTCCTGCATCGGCATCGCTGCCCACGACCCCGTCGCCAAGGTCGGCGGCATGCTCCACTATATGCTGCCCGATGCCGCCGTCAGTCCGGATAAGGCCACCAAAAACCCCTGGATGTTCGCGTCAACCGGAATTCCGCTCTTCTTCGAGAAACTCCTTCAAAGCGGCGCCAGCAAATCCCGCCTCATCGTCAAAGTCGCCGGCGGCTCCCAAATGCTCGATGCCAAGGGAATCTTCGCCATCGGCCAACGCAATCATACCGCCATGCGCAAACTGATGTGGCAACAGGGAATCCTCGTCAAGTCCGAGCACGTCGGCGGGACCATCTCGCGCACGCTCTACCTCGAAATCGGCAATGGCCGCATCTGGCTCACCTCCAGCGGCAAAGAGGTCGAACTATGA
- a CDS encoding HDOD domain-containing protein: MITLATVAADLDQLQPFPAAGHKLVQAVVNPRSSLDEIVRAIEYDPVLTTAVLKLANSAYYAPPAPIETVQDAVMRLGGGRILQFVVGQFTHGSLDVPCAGYDLAEHELWRHSVAAAAAVDYLPRLTTIQIPPASFTGALLHDIGKLVLSRYLTTEIKTQILDVADTEQLTYIEAERKTLGFDHAQIGGVMAKRWGFPDILVECIQRHHDPRADREHSVALDAVHIGNAVAKTLGVGLGSEGLNMKAVAASAEALKLTPVKFEALCAAAADQLESIVSLYEEV, encoded by the coding sequence ATGATCACTCTCGCCACCGTGGCCGCCGATCTGGATCAGCTTCAGCCGTTCCCCGCCGCCGGTCACAAACTCGTCCAAGCCGTCGTCAACCCGCGCAGCAGTCTCGACGAAATCGTGCGCGCCATCGAGTATGATCCCGTCCTGACCACCGCCGTGCTCAAACTGGCGAATTCCGCCTACTATGCGCCGCCGGCCCCCATCGAAACCGTGCAGGATGCCGTCATGCGGCTCGGCGGAGGACGAATCCTGCAATTCGTCGTCGGCCAGTTTACCCACGGCAGCCTCGACGTGCCCTGCGCCGGATATGATCTCGCCGAACACGAACTCTGGCGTCACTCCGTCGCCGCCGCCGCCGCCGTCGATTATCTGCCCCGGCTCACCACGATCCAGATTCCGCCCGCCAGCTTCACTGGTGCGCTGCTCCACGACATCGGCAAACTCGTGCTCTCCCGCTACCTCACCACCGAGATCAAAACGCAAATCCTCGATGTCGCCGACACCGAACAGCTCACCTACATCGAGGCCGAACGCAAAACCCTCGGCTTCGATCACGCGCAAATCGGCGGCGTGATGGCCAAACGCTGGGGCTTCCCCGACATCCTCGTCGAATGCATCCAGCGACATCATGACCCGCGCGCCGACCGCGAGCACAGCGTCGCCCTCGATGCCGTGCATATCGGAAACGCCGTCGCCAAAACCCTCGGCGTCGGCCTCGGCAGTGAAGGTCTCAATATGAAAGCCGTCGCGGCCTCCGCCGAAGCGCTCAAACTTACCCCCGTCAAGTTCGAAGCGCTCTGCGCCGCCGCCGCCGATCAGCTCGAATCGATTGTCTCGCTCTACGAGGAGGTCTGA
- a CDS encoding response regulator produces MAYNVLIVDDSAVTREIMARSCKLSGVELGEIYKAANGQDALELLKTHWTDIIFADINMPVMDGVQLVENLKQSDEFGQIPVVIVSTEGSCTRLDELYKLGVCGYIRKPFTPEQVAELLRKVLGE; encoded by the coding sequence GTGGCCTACAATGTGCTCATCGTTGACGATTCCGCCGTTACCCGCGAAATTATGGCCCGCAGCTGCAAACTCAGCGGCGTCGAACTCGGCGAAATCTACAAAGCCGCCAACGGACAAGACGCGCTCGAGCTGCTGAAGACTCATTGGACCGACATTATCTTCGCCGATATCAACATGCCCGTCATGGACGGCGTGCAACTCGTCGAAAACCTCAAACAAAGCGATGAATTCGGCCAAATCCCCGTCGTCATCGTCTCCACCGAAGGCAGTTGCACCCGCCTCGACGAATTGTACAAACTGGGCGTTTGCGGATACATCCGGAAACCCTTCACGCCCGAACAGGTGGCCGAACTGCTGCGCAAAGTCCTCGGAGAATAA
- a CDS encoding chemotaxis protein CheX, with product MEPDLRQNLETVAERVFDAAAFLAAYPTADREPAPVDRVGATITFRGPRCGRLALYVERQMLDTLALNMLGEPDDEDPEARRGDALKEILNMICGNLLTVCYGEAAVFNLSPPELLDESNAPASEPDAQAVRVLLNLEETLAELTITEHAASNPGDPS from the coding sequence GTGGAACCGGACCTCAGACAAAACCTCGAAACCGTCGCCGAGCGCGTCTTCGATGCCGCCGCCTTCCTCGCCGCCTATCCCACGGCAGACCGTGAGCCGGCGCCCGTCGATCGCGTCGGAGCGACCATCACCTTCCGCGGTCCGCGCTGCGGACGGCTCGCGCTCTACGTCGAACGCCAGATGCTCGATACGCTCGCCCTCAATATGCTCGGCGAACCCGATGATGAAGATCCCGAAGCCCGCCGCGGTGACGCGCTCAAGGAAATCCTGAATATGATCTGCGGAAACCTGCTCACCGTATGCTACGGTGAGGCGGCCGTCTTTAATCTGAGTCCGCCGGAACTGCTCGACGAGTCCAACGCGCCGGCCAGCGAGCCGGATGCTCAGGCCGTGCGCGTGCTCCTGAATCTTGAAGAGACACTGGCCGAACTCACGATCACCGAGCACGCGGCATCCAATCCCGGAGACCCCTCATGA
- a CDS encoding chemotaxis response regulator protein-glutamate methylesterase has translation MTKVLIVDDSALVRKVFSEELGRDPNIQVVGTAPDPYVARDKIVELNPDVLTLDIEMPRMDGLTFLRKLMKYHPMPVIVVSSLTQKGSEMAVQALELGAVEVMNKPGEAYTVGDISHELREKIKAAAHIRVTGVRAAAAPVKPMEALTKTTQKVLAIGASTGGTEALTQLLTRFPRNAPPTVVVQHMPEKFTRAFAERLNQLCAVEIREAKHGDALRPGLVLIAPGNYHMLLQRSGAVYTVAVKDGPRVHYQRPAVDVLFNSVARFAGANAIGVILTGMGSDGADGLLEMRKAGARTIGQDEASCVVYGMPKEAAVKGAVEKVATLLDIPAEIMKMV, from the coding sequence ATGACCAAAGTGCTGATTGTGGACGATTCCGCGCTGGTGCGCAAGGTCTTCTCCGAAGAGCTGGGCCGCGATCCCAACATTCAGGTCGTCGGCACTGCACCAGACCCGTACGTGGCCCGCGACAAAATCGTGGAGCTGAATCCCGATGTGCTCACGCTCGATATCGAGATGCCGCGGATGGACGGCCTGACCTTCCTGCGCAAGCTCATGAAGTACCATCCGATGCCCGTTATCGTGGTCAGTTCGCTGACGCAGAAAGGCAGCGAAATGGCCGTGCAGGCGCTCGAACTCGGCGCCGTCGAAGTCATGAACAAGCCTGGCGAAGCCTATACCGTCGGCGATATTTCGCATGAACTGCGCGAAAAAATCAAGGCCGCCGCGCATATCCGCGTGACCGGCGTACGCGCCGCCGCCGCTCCCGTCAAGCCCATGGAAGCGCTGACCAAGACCACGCAAAAAGTCCTCGCCATCGGCGCCTCCACCGGCGGGACCGAGGCCCTGACTCAGTTGCTCACACGCTTCCCGCGCAACGCACCGCCCACCGTGGTCGTGCAGCACATGCCGGAGAAGTTCACGCGCGCCTTTGCCGAGCGACTCAATCAACTCTGCGCTGTCGAAATCCGCGAAGCCAAACACGGCGACGCGCTGCGGCCCGGACTGGTCCTGATCGCGCCGGGCAACTACCACATGCTGCTCCAACGCAGCGGCGCGGTCTATACCGTGGCCGTGAAGGACGGCCCGCGCGTGCATTATCAACGGCCCGCCGTGGATGTGCTCTTCAACTCCGTGGCGCGGTTTGCCGGAGCCAATGCCATCGGCGTCATCCTCACCGGAATGGGTTCCGACGGCGCCGACGGTCTGCTCGAAATGCGCAAGGCCGGGGCCCGCACCATCGGTCAAGACGAAGCGAGCTGTGTCGTGTATGGCATGCCCAAGGAAGCCGCCGTTAAAGGCGCCGTCGAAAAGGTCGCCACACTGCTCGACATTCCCGCCGAAATCATGAAAATGGTCTGA
- a CDS encoding sigma-70 family RNA polymerase sigma factor has product MPAVREQRVMRTVQAYGRKLFGFVRQRVRTDEDAEDIVQEVWYQLSRVADLTQIEQVGQWLYRVARNKIIDNRRKKKPLAASDLSNGDDDDPLMEFLFVDSRTPETEFVRELFWAELLKGLDGLPEEQRAVFVWNELDGETLQAIADRTGENLKTVISRKRYAVRKLRGRLEQFRGELLSR; this is encoded by the coding sequence ATGCCCGCGGTTCGTGAACAACGCGTGATGCGCACGGTCCAAGCCTATGGCCGCAAGCTGTTTGGGTTCGTGCGGCAGCGTGTGCGCACGGACGAAGACGCCGAGGATATCGTTCAGGAGGTCTGGTATCAGCTCAGCCGCGTGGCCGACCTGACGCAGATCGAACAGGTCGGACAGTGGCTCTACCGCGTGGCGCGGAACAAGATTATCGACAATCGCCGCAAGAAGAAGCCGCTGGCCGCGAGTGATCTGAGTAACGGCGACGACGACGATCCGCTGATGGAATTTCTGTTCGTGGACAGCCGCACCCCGGAAACGGAGTTCGTGCGCGAGCTGTTCTGGGCAGAACTGCTGAAGGGCTTGGACGGCTTGCCGGAGGAGCAGCGCGCGGTGTTTGTGTGGAACGAACTCGACGGCGAGACGCTGCAGGCGATTGCCGACCGCACGGGCGAGAATCTCAAGACGGTGATTTCGCGCAAGCGCTATGCGGTGCGCAAGCTGCGCGGACGGCTGGAACAGTTTCGCGGAGAGCTGTTGTCGCGCTGA